A genomic region of Trichothermofontia sichuanensis B231 contains the following coding sequences:
- a CDS encoding SpoIID/LytB domain-containing protein: MSLNPFATSLFRWLNPSVTFNTPRLWGRRHWWFSLFLWILTIAPASAALELRVAIEEGASRIRVGTSTNAILRNGAGQSLGQLPSMNAQEARLQGGRVSLAGKQAEQIWVEPNGEGLVWIGDRWYRGRTLLLPVNGGLAAVNYVDLEQYLYSVLGAEMSPNWPQEALKAQAVAARSFALNRRQKATGRYFDVDDTIASQVYRGVKDEAPTTQAAVNATAGQVLTYNGQVIEAVFHSSSGGHTENVEDVWSTPLPYLRGVPDFDQGAPVFQWTKDFTQEQLSRLIAGVGNVISMTPIRKTPQGRVVSMKVVGTAGQRTISGRDLRDALGLRSTLFAVIPKTGQNKSAVPTAFQVVGRGFGHGLGMSQWGAYSMAQQGYNYQQIVLHYYRGAQLARIEVR, encoded by the coding sequence ATGAGCTTGAATCCGTTCGCGACTTCACTATTCCGTTGGCTCAACCCATCCGTTACTTTCAATACGCCCAGGCTTTGGGGGAGACGCCATTGGTGGTTCTCCCTTTTCCTTTGGATATTGACGATCGCACCGGCGAGTGCCGCTCTGGAACTGCGAGTTGCCATTGAGGAGGGCGCGAGTCGGATTCGGGTAGGAACGTCTACCAATGCTATCCTCCGCAATGGAGCCGGCCAATCCCTGGGCCAACTGCCCAGCATGAATGCCCAAGAAGCTCGACTTCAGGGCGGCAGGGTTTCCCTCGCTGGTAAGCAGGCGGAGCAAATTTGGGTCGAACCCAATGGGGAGGGTTTGGTCTGGATTGGCGATCGCTGGTATCGCGGGCGAACCTTATTATTACCTGTCAATGGGGGACTGGCAGCAGTTAACTACGTGGATCTAGAGCAATATCTCTACAGTGTGTTGGGGGCAGAGATGAGTCCGAACTGGCCCCAGGAAGCCCTCAAAGCTCAGGCAGTGGCGGCGCGATCGTTTGCGCTCAACCGTCGCCAAAAGGCTACTGGTCGTTACTTTGATGTCGATGACACGATCGCTTCCCAGGTTTATCGGGGCGTCAAGGACGAAGCCCCAACGACCCAGGCAGCGGTTAATGCGACCGCTGGGCAAGTTTTAACCTACAACGGCCAGGTGATTGAGGCGGTTTTCCATTCCTCCTCCGGTGGTCATACTGAAAACGTTGAGGATGTGTGGAGTACGCCATTGCCATATTTGCGGGGTGTACCCGACTTTGATCAAGGTGCCCCTGTTTTTCAGTGGACCAAGGACTTTACCCAGGAGCAGTTAAGCCGTCTGATTGCCGGGGTGGGTAATGTGATTTCTATGACCCCGATCCGGAAAACGCCTCAAGGGCGGGTGGTATCGATGAAGGTAGTGGGGACTGCCGGACAACGCACGATCAGTGGCCGAGATCTCCGCGACGCCTTGGGGTTGCGCAGTACCCTGTTCGCCGTCATTCCCAAGACTGGGCAAAATAAGTCCGCAGTCCCCACGGCTTTCCAGGTAGTTGGGCGGGGATTTGGGCATGGCCTAGGCATGAGCCAATGGGGAGCCTACAGCATGGCGCAACAAGGCTATAACTATCAGCAAATCGTGTTGCACTATTACCGAGGGGCACAACTGGCCCGCATTGAGGTGCGTTAG
- the prmA gene encoding 50S ribosomal protein L11 methyltransferase, whose protein sequence is MANSWWEIQVLCDPVLDDLVFWRLRKFGCRGTATETKGTMSLVKAYLPEGQARVLDLAALSLLLRQDALTIQQPIPIVQWHLIDEEDWSSAWKDHWHPQEIGDRFLICPAWMTPPADTQRLILRLDPGAAFGTGTHPTTQLCLESLEMRLGLGETDSVIADIGCGSGILSIGAVLLGAKKIYAVDIDELAVHAANSNRDLNQIVAERMQVELGSVDRLREVAETPIDGILCNILAEVVVDLLPQLNDLIKPESWGIISGVLLDQAKPVADALEQNGWVVGTLWRRQDWCCFNVRRS, encoded by the coding sequence TTGGCTAATAGCTGGTGGGAAATTCAAGTGCTTTGCGATCCAGTGCTGGATGACCTGGTCTTCTGGCGACTGCGGAAGTTTGGTTGTCGTGGCACTGCGACTGAAACCAAAGGAACTATGAGCCTGGTGAAAGCCTATTTGCCTGAAGGGCAAGCCCGCGTGTTGGATTTGGCCGCTCTATCGCTCCTACTCCGTCAGGATGCTCTCACCATCCAGCAACCCATCCCGATCGTTCAGTGGCATCTGATTGATGAAGAAGATTGGAGTAGCGCCTGGAAAGATCACTGGCATCCCCAGGAAATTGGCGATCGCTTCCTCATCTGTCCCGCCTGGATGACCCCCCCCGCCGATACGCAACGCCTGATCCTGCGCCTCGATCCGGGTGCTGCCTTTGGTACGGGTACCCATCCGACGACTCAACTCTGCCTGGAATCCCTGGAAATGCGCCTGGGGTTGGGGGAGACGGACAGTGTCATTGCTGATATTGGCTGTGGCTCAGGCATCCTCAGTATTGGGGCAGTACTGCTCGGTGCCAAAAAGATTTATGCCGTAGACATTGATGAGTTGGCCGTCCATGCTGCCAATAGCAATCGGGATTTGAATCAAATTGTGGCAGAACGGATGCAGGTGGAGTTGGGCAGCGTTGATCGTCTGCGCGAGGTAGCTGAAACCCCGATCGATGGTATCTTATGCAACATTTTGGCTGAAGTGGTGGTGGATTTGTTGCCGCAATTAAACGATCTGATTAAGCCAGAAAGTTGGGGCATTATCAGTGGGGTTTTGCTGGATCAAGCCAAGCCGGTTGCTGACGCACTGGAGCAAAATGGCTGGGTGGTGGGAACCCTTTGGCGTCGCCAAGACTGGTGTTGCTTTAATGTGCGGCGCTCATAG
- a CDS encoding VOC family protein gives MPKFSGLSVGCLRRVHHLALNVADLERSRHFYGTLLGLHELTGDEVPSTLRAMVQAGKVANFVTPDGLVLDLFWEPTLTPPDPDPDRQFTRANHLAFDIAPDAFDQAVAILQQHQVAIAQGPVTRPTGRGIYFYDPDGFMIEIRCDPD, from the coding sequence ATGCCTAAGTTTTCTGGTCTCTCGGTCGGCTGTCTTCGACGGGTGCATCATCTGGCTCTGAATGTCGCCGATCTCGAGCGATCGCGCCACTTTTACGGCACCCTGTTAGGACTCCATGAATTAACCGGTGACGAGGTACCCAGCACCCTGCGAGCGATGGTGCAGGCAGGGAAAGTGGCGAATTTTGTGACACCGGATGGCCTCGTGCTCGATCTCTTTTGGGAACCGACGTTAACGCCCCCCGATCCCGACCCCGATCGCCAGTTTACCCGTGCCAACCACCTGGCTTTCGACATTGCCCCTGACGCTTTTGATCAGGCCGTGGCTATCCTGCAACAGCATCAGGTAGCGATCGCCCAGGGGCCTGTTACGCGTCCCACCGGGCGGGGCATCTATTTTTACGATCCCGATGGGTTTATGATCGAGATCCGCTGTGATCCCGATTAA
- the mgtE gene encoding magnesium transporter, which translates to MPSPTRPNPDRAELQDLVRSQLQALLERSQFEAAKTILQPVQPADIADVIESLPSHLQAIAFRLLAKDEAIAVYEYLEPPVQEALLEDFKQPAVLEIINQMSPDDRVRLLDEMPAKVVRQLFHHLSPEEREATALLLGYKPETAGRIMTTEYVALKEEWTVEQALEHVRKVATHIETIYTLYVTDTSRHLSGILSLRELVVAQPDQLIRDIMTRDVICVHTDTDQEEVAHTLQHYDFLAVPVVDSEQRLVGIVTVDDVLDILEDEATEDIYTAGGVQARGDDYFKTNLFTVARRRVVWLLVLLLTNTLTSGVIHAQENVLAQVIALAAFIPLLIDTGGNIGSQSSTVVIRGLNTGDVRMGEMLNILRREAIAGTLLGLMLGVIVMAWAYVLQRGGDIRVGLTVGLSLFVISVLSAVAGTGLPFLFKALKFDPALMSAPFITTAVDVLGVSIYLGLARWLFQI; encoded by the coding sequence ATGCCGTCACCCACTCGTCCTAATCCCGATCGCGCTGAGTTGCAGGACTTGGTGCGATCGCAATTACAGGCGTTGCTGGAGCGATCGCAGTTTGAAGCGGCCAAAACGATTCTACAACCCGTCCAACCGGCTGATATCGCCGATGTCATCGAATCCCTGCCCAGCCACCTGCAAGCGATCGCCTTTCGGTTACTGGCCAAAGACGAGGCCATTGCGGTTTACGAATATCTCGAACCTCCGGTTCAGGAAGCGCTGCTAGAGGATTTTAAACAGCCCGCTGTTTTGGAAATTATCAATCAGATGTCGCCCGACGATCGGGTACGGTTGCTGGACGAAATGCCCGCCAAAGTGGTGCGGCAATTGTTCCATCACCTCAGTCCAGAAGAACGGGAGGCTACGGCCCTCCTGCTGGGGTACAAACCGGAAACCGCCGGGCGGATCATGACCACGGAGTACGTGGCCCTCAAGGAGGAATGGACCGTTGAACAAGCCCTAGAACACGTGCGCAAAGTGGCAACCCATATCGAAACCATTTATACCCTTTATGTCACAGACACCTCCCGTCACCTCAGTGGCATCTTATCCCTCCGCGAGTTAGTAGTGGCCCAACCCGACCAGTTGATTCGGGACATCATGACCCGCGATGTCATCTGCGTGCATACGGATACGGATCAGGAGGAAGTGGCCCACACCCTGCAACACTACGATTTCCTGGCCGTTCCTGTCGTCGATTCTGAGCAGCGCTTGGTGGGGATTGTCACCGTTGATGATGTCCTCGATATCCTGGAAGATGAAGCCACGGAAGATATCTATACTGCTGGCGGGGTGCAAGCCAGAGGCGATGATTATTTCAAAACTAACCTGTTTACGGTCGCCCGTAGACGGGTGGTTTGGCTTCTGGTTCTGCTGCTGACCAATACCCTGACCAGTGGCGTTATCCATGCCCAAGAGAATGTCTTGGCCCAAGTGATTGCCCTAGCGGCCTTTATTCCCCTCTTGATCGACACGGGCGGCAACATTGGCTCTCAATCCTCAACCGTCGTCATTCGGGGTTTGAATACGGGGGATGTCCGGATGGGAGAAATGCTCAATATCCTCCGTCGGGAGGCGATCGCGGGGACCTTACTGGGTTTAATGCTAGGGGTGATCGTCATGGCCTGGGCCTATGTCCTGCAACGGGGCGGCGATATTCGAGTCGGCCTGACTGTGGGACTGAGCCTGTTCGTGATTTCCGTGTTGTCTGCGGTTGCCGGTACGGGGCTGCCTTTTTTGTTCAAAGCCTTGAAATTTGATCCCGCTCTGATGTCGGCTCCCTTCATCACAACGGCAGTCGATGTCCTGGGGGTCAGCATCTACCTCGGCCTTGCCCGTTGGCTCTTCCAAATCTAG